One genomic region from Cellulomonas fengjieae encodes:
- the groES gene encoding co-chaperone GroES, with protein sequence MSVSIKPLEDRIVVKTLEAEATTSFGLVIPDSAKEKPQEGEVQAVGPGRVDDNGNRIPLDVAVGDKVIYSKYGGTEVKYDGEEYLILSARDILAIVVK encoded by the coding sequence GTGTCGGTCTCCATCAAGCCCCTCGAGGACCGGATCGTCGTCAAGACGCTCGAGGCAGAGGCGACGACCTCTTTCGGTCTCGTCATCCCGGACAGTGCCAAGGAGAAGCCCCAGGAGGGCGAGGTCCAGGCCGTCGGACCCGGCCGTGTCGACGACAACGGCAACCGGATCCCGCTCGACGTCGCCGTCGGCGACAAGGTCATCTACTCCAAGTACGGCGGCACCGAGGTGAAGTACGACGGCGAGGAGTACCTCATCCTCTCCGCCCGCGACATCCTCGCGATCGTCGTCAAGTGA
- a CDS encoding PadR family transcriptional regulator, producing the protein MPESRDPQLLKGVLPMLVLALLTERESYGYELVTRLHDSGLDDLGAGTLYPVLNRLERDGQISSRLVASTAGPARKYYVPTAAGAHQLDRTVRAWRHLAVTVDRVLDRITPKES; encoded by the coding sequence GTGCCCGAGTCCCGCGACCCCCAGCTCCTCAAGGGCGTGCTGCCGATGCTGGTGCTCGCCCTGCTGACCGAACGCGAGTCCTACGGCTACGAGCTGGTCACGCGCCTGCACGACAGCGGGCTCGACGACCTCGGCGCCGGGACCCTGTACCCGGTCCTCAACCGCCTCGAGCGCGACGGGCAGATCTCGTCGCGTCTCGTCGCCTCCACCGCGGGGCCGGCCCGCAAGTACTACGTCCCGACGGCGGCCGGCGCCCACCAGCTCGATCGCACCGTCCGCGCCTGGCGGCACCTGGCCGTGACGGTCGACCGCGTGCTCGACCGCATCACCCCGAAGGAGTCCTGA
- a CDS encoding MazG nucleotide pyrophosphohydrolase domain-containing protein, whose product MEFREMQEKARAVRGAYAARETARYGRRWNDEELMLGFLGDVGDLAKLVQGKAGVRPREDLDQALAHELADCLWSVMSLADTYGVDLEAAFDRTMAELGAHLARDGAAPSNPESP is encoded by the coding sequence GTGGAGTTCCGGGAGATGCAGGAGAAGGCGCGTGCGGTCCGAGGCGCCTACGCGGCGCGGGAGACCGCGCGGTACGGGCGCCGCTGGAACGACGAGGAGCTCATGCTCGGCTTCCTCGGCGACGTCGGGGACCTGGCGAAGCTCGTGCAGGGGAAGGCGGGCGTGCGACCACGCGAGGACCTCGATCAGGCTCTCGCGCACGAGCTGGCCGATTGCCTCTGGTCGGTGATGTCGCTGGCCGACACCTACGGCGTCGACCTGGAGGCGGCTTTCGACCGGACCATGGCAGAGCTCGGCGCCCACCTGGCCCGCGACGGCGCAGCGCCCAGCAACCCGGAATCCCCCTGA
- a CDS encoding response regulator transcription factor — protein sequence MTSIGVPALGPVRAASSVDELLSLARRMPPTVVLLDAHLAAPGAIEAIRRLRAVAPGAAIVLLALPDDTVALDRALALGARGFLAPDVGRAELSAVAAHVLASPVLPAQTASRTQPVDVPSQGSFRAGDLRTPAAGVPVGAPDANGAPVGVPTSGAIPGVPLTKREIEVLTGMSHGRSNAQIGAELYLSEDTVKTHARRLFRKLGASDRAQAVAIGLRRGLIQ from the coding sequence GTGACCTCCATCGGAGTGCCCGCGCTCGGTCCGGTCCGCGCAGCCTCGTCGGTGGACGAGCTGTTGAGCCTGGCCCGGCGCATGCCGCCGACGGTGGTCCTGCTCGACGCGCACCTGGCCGCACCCGGCGCCATCGAGGCGATCCGTCGGCTGCGCGCCGTCGCGCCCGGTGCCGCCATCGTCCTGCTCGCCCTCCCCGACGACACCGTGGCGCTCGACCGGGCGCTCGCGCTCGGGGCGCGCGGCTTCCTCGCGCCCGACGTCGGCCGCGCCGAGCTGTCGGCGGTGGCCGCGCACGTGCTGGCCAGCCCGGTTCTCCCGGCCCAGACCGCGTCGCGGACGCAGCCCGTCGACGTGCCCAGCCAGGGCAGCTTCCGCGCCGGTGACCTCCGGACCCCTGCCGCGGGCGTGCCTGTCGGCGCCCCGGACGCCAACGGTGCTCCCGTCGGTGTGCCGACCTCGGGGGCGATCCCCGGCGTGCCGCTGACCAAGCGCGAGATCGAGGTGCTGACCGGCATGAGCCACGGGCGGTCGAACGCCCAGATCGGTGCCGAGCTGTACCTGTCCGAGGACACCGTCAAGACCCACGCGCGCCGGCTGTTCCGCAAGCTCGGCGCCAGCGACCGCGCCCAGGCGGTGGCCATCGGCCTTCGGCGCGGACTCATCCAGTAG
- a CDS encoding MerR family transcriptional regulator, which produces MVTSEDDEAALSQAPALTVAAVARRLGVAPATLRTWDRRYGLGPSEHSAGAHRRYSATDVDRLLVMRRLTLDGVAPAESARIALATDAAGGPRADAHPVAPSTPSAVVDAALAGDLARCARLLGFEGQPDVALWWTGLVEPVLAALARRTVVDPPGVDAVAAVHAGVLAALRARTFPLAGARRPVVLVLVAPQEARPLVAHAIAGALAAQGVDARIVGGPMSVHHAAELVAMTRPRAVITLGERVDPELELVERLARDQPDLPQFVMVPDAAAGAVPLGRSVHRARTFTGLLHEVLSVASAGEEV; this is translated from the coding sequence ATGGTGACGAGTGAGGACGATGAAGCGGCGTTGTCGCAGGCGCCCGCCCTCACTGTCGCCGCGGTCGCCCGCCGGCTCGGCGTGGCCCCGGCGACGCTGCGTACCTGGGACCGTCGGTACGGTCTGGGCCCGTCCGAGCACTCAGCCGGCGCGCACCGGCGGTACTCGGCCACCGACGTCGACCGGCTGCTGGTCATGCGGCGTCTCACCCTCGACGGCGTGGCGCCCGCGGAGTCCGCGCGGATCGCACTCGCGACCGACGCCGCGGGTGGCCCCCGAGCGGACGCCCACCCGGTCGCACCTTCGACGCCGAGCGCCGTGGTGGACGCGGCGCTCGCGGGGGACCTCGCGAGGTGCGCCCGGTTGCTGGGGTTCGAGGGCCAGCCGGACGTCGCGCTGTGGTGGACCGGGCTGGTGGAGCCCGTGCTGGCCGCGCTGGCTCGGCGCACGGTCGTGGACCCGCCCGGTGTGGACGCGGTCGCGGCCGTGCACGCGGGCGTGCTCGCCGCGCTGCGCGCCCGGACCTTCCCGCTCGCCGGGGCGCGTCGCCCCGTCGTGCTCGTGCTCGTCGCCCCGCAGGAGGCCCGCCCCCTGGTGGCGCACGCCATCGCCGGCGCGCTCGCGGCGCAGGGGGTGGATGCCCGCATCGTCGGCGGGCCCATGAGCGTGCACCACGCGGCCGAGCTCGTTGCCATGACCCGCCCGCGCGCGGTGATCACGCTGGGCGAGCGGGTCGACCCGGAGCTCGAGCTGGTGGAGAGGCTCGCGCGCGACCAGCCCGACCTGCCTCAGTTCGTGATGGTGCCGGACGCCGCCGCGGGGGCCGTCCCGCTCGGCCGGTCGGTGCACCGGGCCCGGACGTTCACCGGGCTCCTGCACGAGGTGCTCTCGGTCGCGTCGGCGGGTGAAGAAGTGTGA
- a CDS encoding class I SAM-dependent methyltransferase translates to MDSDGIAQLLSPAGWALLSALPPYDETRTLALSERMRDEGIDPALIAAALTQSRLRAKAVGKFGTFANGMLFTAAGLEQATRLTVAAHHARRYRDAGSTRVADLTCGIGADAMAFAGIGLHVLATDVDEATAAIATVNLRHFPDAQVRHGDGLALDLEAEGIDGVYADPARRTSSGSRVFDPAAYEPSLDAVLAVRDRVPALGLKLGPGIPHSALPADALAQWVSVDGDVVEVGLWFGPLAPEGPGRSALVLRDGEAHVVQQTSEERPPTGPIGGYLYEPDGAVIRAGLVGETAAQVRGRLLDSTIAYVTSDVLTPVPTATSYRVLDTMPFGLKRLRTYLRGRDVGKLTIKKRGTAVVPEQLRRQLDLRGSATATIILTRVAGSQQILVVEPV, encoded by the coding sequence ATGGATAGTGACGGCATCGCGCAGCTGCTCAGCCCCGCCGGCTGGGCCCTGCTCTCGGCGCTGCCCCCGTACGACGAGACCCGCACCCTGGCCCTGTCCGAGCGGATGCGCGACGAGGGCATCGACCCCGCACTCATCGCGGCCGCCCTCACGCAGTCGCGCCTGCGGGCGAAGGCGGTCGGCAAGTTCGGCACGTTCGCCAACGGCATGCTGTTCACGGCGGCCGGGCTCGAGCAGGCCACCCGACTGACGGTCGCGGCGCACCACGCGCGCAGGTACCGCGACGCCGGCAGCACCCGGGTCGCGGACCTCACCTGCGGGATCGGAGCGGACGCCATGGCCTTCGCCGGCATCGGCCTGCACGTCCTGGCGACCGACGTCGACGAGGCCACGGCGGCGATCGCGACCGTGAACCTGCGGCACTTCCCCGACGCGCAGGTGCGTCACGGCGACGGGCTCGCGCTGGACCTCGAGGCGGAGGGGATCGATGGCGTGTACGCCGACCCCGCCCGTCGCACCTCGTCGGGTAGCCGCGTGTTCGACCCGGCCGCCTACGAGCCGTCGCTCGACGCGGTGCTCGCCGTGCGCGACCGGGTGCCGGCCCTCGGGCTCAAGCTCGGCCCCGGCATCCCGCACTCGGCCCTGCCCGCCGACGCGCTGGCCCAGTGGGTCTCGGTGGACGGCGACGTCGTCGAGGTGGGCCTGTGGTTCGGTCCGCTGGCTCCCGAGGGCCCCGGCCGGTCGGCGCTCGTGCTGCGGGACGGCGAGGCGCACGTGGTGCAGCAGACCTCCGAGGAGCGCCCCCCGACCGGGCCCATCGGTGGCTACCTGTACGAGCCCGACGGCGCGGTGATCCGCGCGGGGCTGGTGGGCGAGACGGCGGCGCAGGTGCGCGGGCGGCTGCTGGACTCCACGATCGCGTACGTGACGTCGGACGTGTTGACCCCCGTGCCCACCGCGACCTCCTACCGGGTGCTCGACACCATGCCGTTCGGACTCAAGCGGCTCCGCACCTACCTGCGAGGACGTGACGTGGGGAAGCTGACCATCAAGAAGCGCGGCACGGCGGTCGTGCCGGAGCAGCTGCGCCGACAGCTCGACCTGCGGGGCAGCGCCACGGCGACGATCATCCTGACGCGCGTGGCGGGCAGCCAGCAGATCCTCGTGGTGGAGCCGGTCTGA
- a CDS encoding WhiB family transcriptional regulator, whose protein sequence is MAEISRLPGPVMDLWEWQYEGACRDADQDLFFHPEGERGSARRRRAEAAKAICATCPVLKECREQSLTVREPYGVWGGLSEDERAAILTQRTRTSNVG, encoded by the coding sequence ATGGCCGAGATCTCGCGCCTTCCCGGACCGGTGATGGATCTGTGGGAGTGGCAGTACGAGGGGGCCTGCCGCGACGCGGACCAGGATCTGTTCTTCCACCCCGAGGGTGAGCGCGGGAGCGCACGGCGACGCCGCGCGGAGGCCGCCAAGGCCATCTGCGCCACCTGCCCGGTGCTCAAGGAGTGCCGCGAGCAGTCGCTCACCGTGCGCGAGCCGTACGGCGTGTGGGGCGGCCTGTCCGAGGACGAGCGGGCCGCGATCCTCACGCAGCGGACGCGCACCAGCAACGTCGGCTGA
- a CDS encoding glutamate--cysteine ligase: MASPVTLPFGQSERSTVGIEWEIALVDADSGDLRQAAEAILAAVRPADGGEHPLITQELLLNTVEIRSGKCRTIAQATADLQRALDEVRAVAAPLRIDLMGGATHPFAHWARQKVTDKQRYATLIDRTQWWGRQMLIYGVHVHVGIEDRDKVLPLSRAMLTVFGHIQSLSASSPFWAGKDTGYASNRALLFQQLPTAGLPFAFEEWSQLEQYVGDMLHTGVIDQFDEVRWDIRPSPRFGTLEMRIADGASNLLEVAAISALTHCFVEHFSTMLDRGETLPTLPPWFAQENKWRSARYGMDAIIITNAAGDEELVTDAIGRWLVELAPVAERLGCAAELDQVRQILRRGASYQRQHAVARRHAGDLDAVVRSLVAELSAGRPL; this comes from the coding sequence ATGGCATCGCCCGTGACCCTCCCGTTCGGGCAGTCCGAGCGGTCGACCGTCGGCATCGAGTGGGAGATCGCCCTGGTGGACGCCGACTCCGGCGACCTGCGACAGGCCGCCGAGGCGATCCTTGCCGCCGTCCGGCCGGCCGACGGCGGCGAGCACCCGCTGATCACCCAGGAGCTGCTGCTCAACACCGTGGAGATCCGCTCGGGCAAGTGCCGCACCATCGCGCAGGCGACGGCCGACCTCCAGCGTGCGCTGGACGAGGTGCGGGCGGTCGCGGCCCCGCTGCGGATCGACCTGATGGGCGGCGCCACCCACCCCTTCGCCCACTGGGCCAGGCAGAAGGTCACCGACAAGCAGCGGTACGCCACGCTGATCGACCGCACCCAGTGGTGGGGCCGCCAGATGCTCATCTACGGCGTGCACGTGCACGTCGGCATCGAGGACCGGGACAAGGTCCTCCCGCTCTCGCGCGCGATGCTCACCGTCTTCGGCCACATACAGTCGCTGTCGGCGTCCTCCCCGTTCTGGGCGGGCAAGGACACCGGGTACGCGTCCAACCGTGCGCTGCTCTTCCAGCAGCTGCCGACGGCCGGGCTCCCGTTCGCGTTCGAGGAGTGGTCGCAGCTCGAGCAGTACGTGGGCGACATGCTGCACACCGGGGTCATCGACCAGTTCGACGAGGTGCGCTGGGACATCCGCCCGTCCCCCCGGTTCGGCACGCTGGAGATGCGGATCGCGGACGGTGCGTCCAACCTGCTCGAGGTCGCGGCCATCTCCGCCCTGACGCACTGCTTCGTCGAGCACTTCTCGACGATGCTGGACCGGGGCGAGACGCTGCCGACCCTGCCGCCGTGGTTCGCGCAGGAGAACAAGTGGCGCTCCGCGCGGTACGGCATGGACGCGATCATCATCACGAACGCGGCGGGCGACGAGGAGCTGGTGACGGACGCCATCGGTCGGTGGCTCGTCGAGCTCGCACCCGTCGCCGAGCGCCTGGGTTGCGCGGCCGAGCTGGACCAGGTGCGCCAGATCCTTCGCCGGGGTGCCTCGTACCAGCGCCAGCACGCCGTCGCGCGACGCCATGCGGGCGACCTGGACGCCGTGGTCCGCTCGCTCGTCGCCGAGCTGTCGGCGGGCCGACCTCTCTAG
- the guaB gene encoding IMP dehydrogenase, with protein MTEHSPADPFARIGLTYDDVLLLPGETDVIPSEVDTTSRLTREISVRVPLLSAAMDTVTESRMAIAMARQGGIGILHRNLSIEDQAHQVDLVKRSESGMITDPVTVSPDATLAELDHLCGIYRVSGLPVIDDVGRLLGIITNRDLRFVPPGDFESRRVREVMTPMPLITAPVGIARDDAAALLAKHKIEKLPLVDEAGILRGLITVKDFVKTEQYPDATKDGEGRLIIGAAIGFFGDAWERAYALVEAAVDVLVVDTANGHARLMLDMVRKLKSDPATRHVQVIGGNVATTQGAQALVDAGVDAVKVGVGPGSICTTRVVAGVGVPQVTAIYDAARACKPAGVPVIGDGGLQYSGDIAKALVAGADTVMLGSLLAGCDESPGELVFVNGKQFKHYRGMGSLGAMASRGRISYSKDRYFQADVSSDEKIVPEGIEGQVPYRGPLSAVAHQLIGGLHQSMFYVGAHTIPQLQERGKFIRITPAGLKESHPHDIQMTVEAPNYTGR; from the coding sequence ATGACGGAGCATTCCCCTGCCGACCCGTTCGCCCGCATCGGGCTCACCTACGACGACGTGCTCCTCCTGCCGGGGGAGACGGACGTCATCCCGAGCGAGGTGGACACCACCTCCCGCCTGACGCGTGAGATCTCCGTGCGCGTCCCGCTGCTGTCCGCCGCGATGGACACCGTCACCGAGTCGCGCATGGCCATCGCCATGGCGCGCCAGGGCGGCATCGGCATCCTGCACCGCAACCTGTCGATCGAGGACCAGGCCCACCAGGTCGACCTGGTGAAGCGCTCGGAGTCGGGCATGATCACCGACCCCGTCACCGTGTCCCCGGACGCGACCCTCGCGGAGCTGGACCACCTCTGCGGCATCTACCGGGTGTCGGGCCTGCCCGTGATCGACGACGTCGGTCGGCTGCTCGGCATCATCACCAACCGCGACCTGCGCTTCGTGCCTCCCGGGGACTTCGAGTCGCGCCGGGTCCGTGAGGTCATGACCCCCATGCCGCTGATCACGGCACCGGTCGGCATCGCGCGTGACGACGCGGCGGCACTGCTGGCCAAGCACAAGATCGAGAAGCTGCCCCTCGTGGACGAGGCCGGGATCCTGCGCGGCCTCATCACGGTCAAGGACTTCGTGAAGACCGAGCAGTATCCCGACGCGACGAAGGACGGCGAGGGCCGGCTGATCATCGGCGCCGCGATCGGCTTCTTCGGCGACGCGTGGGAGCGGGCGTACGCGCTCGTCGAGGCCGCGGTCGACGTGCTCGTCGTCGACACCGCCAACGGTCACGCTCGGCTGATGCTCGACATGGTGCGCAAGCTCAAGTCGGACCCGGCCACCCGCCACGTCCAGGTCATCGGCGGCAACGTCGCGACGACGCAGGGCGCGCAGGCGCTGGTCGATGCGGGCGTCGACGCGGTCAAGGTCGGCGTCGGGCCGGGGTCCATCTGCACCACGCGCGTCGTCGCCGGAGTCGGTGTCCCGCAGGTGACGGCGATCTACGACGCCGCGCGTGCCTGCAAGCCCGCCGGGGTGCCGGTCATCGGCGACGGTGGCCTGCAGTACTCCGGCGACATCGCCAAGGCGCTCGTGGCGGGTGCCGACACCGTGATGCTCGGCTCGCTGCTCGCCGGGTGCGACGAGTCGCCGGGCGAGCTCGTGTTCGTCAACGGCAAGCAGTTCAAGCACTACCGCGGGATGGGGTCCCTCGGGGCGATGGCGTCGCGCGGGCGGATCTCCTACTCCAAGGACCGGTACTTCCAGGCCGACGTGTCCTCGGACGAGAAGATCGTCCCGGAGGGCATCGAGGGTCAGGTGCCGTACCGCGGTCCGTTGTCGGCCGTGGCGCACCAGCTGATCGGTGGCCTGCACCAGTCGATGTTCTACGTCGGTGCGCACACCATCCCGCAGCTGCAGGAGCGCGGGAAGTTCATCCGGATCACCCCGGCGGGGCTCAAGGAGTCGCACCCGCACGACATCCAGATGACCGTCGAGGCGCCCAACTACACCGGCCGCTGA